The following coding sequences are from one Pusillimonas sp. DMV24BSW_D window:
- a CDS encoding type II toxin-antitoxin system RatA family toxin, whose amino-acid sequence MHTVQRSVLVPYTCAQMFDLVADVEKYPQFMPWCGGASVQSRDEHGMQASITISFAGIRQSFTTRNEHDYPRQITFNLVDGPFSELTGKWEFIELSADACKVVYTMQYAFANRGLERVVGPVFNRIASSFIDSFTQRAQACYD is encoded by the coding sequence ATGCATACAGTTCAAAGATCAGTCCTGGTTCCTTACACGTGCGCGCAAATGTTCGATTTGGTCGCCGATGTTGAAAAGTACCCACAGTTTATGCCTTGGTGTGGCGGGGCGAGTGTTCAGTCGCGCGATGAACATGGCATGCAAGCGTCCATTACCATTAGTTTTGCGGGTATTCGGCAATCGTTCACGACACGCAACGAACACGATTACCCCCGTCAGATTACATTTAATCTGGTCGATGGTCCTTTTTCCGAGCTGACGGGCAAATGGGAGTTCATAGAATTGTCCGCCGATGCCTGCAAAGTGGTGTACACCATGCAATATGCGTTTGCGAATCGGGGCCTGGAGCGTGTTGTCGGCCCGGTTTTCAACCGCATTGCCAGCAGCTTTATCGATTCCTTCACCCAGCGTGCCCAAGCTTGCTATGACTGA
- a CDS encoding RnfH family protein: MTESHTCDASYIHVEVVFAQPDTIWRKTLQVPMGTTARQALDQSGFDQAFPNGVRQVGAMGVYGQRCRDDYILADGDRLELYRPLQFDPKESRRRRAMHKQRVKNGSSSV; encoded by the coding sequence ATGACTGAATCGCACACCTGCGACGCTTCGTATATTCATGTTGAGGTAGTATTTGCGCAACCCGACACGATCTGGCGGAAAACGCTTCAAGTGCCTATGGGAACCACAGCGCGTCAGGCGCTGGATCAAAGTGGTTTTGACCAGGCATTTCCCAACGGAGTGAGGCAGGTTGGTGCGATGGGTGTCTATGGTCAGCGCTGCCGAGACGATTATATTTTGGCAGACGGAGACCGGTTGGAACTATATCGACCCTTGCAGTTTGATCCCAAAGAATCGCGTCGTCGGCGTGCAATGCATAAACAACGAGTGAAAAATGGAAGCAGTTCTGTTTGA
- a CDS encoding enoyl-CoA hydratase/isomerase family protein, producing MEAVLFEQISAANGSEVGVIVLNQPKWLNGLSLEMARAITRQLALWRDDDRVRVVLLRGQGEKAFCAGGDLQSFYRHIPEPGMPIWSSEYLRTFFRDEYILDYMIHTYPKPIVCWANGYVMGGGAGLMMGCSHRVATETTRFAMPEISIGVVPDVGASWFLNRMPEFFGRLLGMTGMSINAADTLFLGLAQYVAHSSQWDQLLHDVQAESWGMHREVNDVLLEQVIRRLTFEDIPDGMMQRSAKAIQSACSGPDFFTIYGNILRWELGDEEVLGQAAQRMKAGSPGSVRLTFELLKKGRFLSLPDAFRLEYIAALNCAGNPDLKEGIRALLIDKDRSPAWMPATINEADAGFVARYFEPPWPPGEAHPLASLGAG from the coding sequence ATGGAAGCAGTTCTGTTTGAGCAGATCTCCGCCGCCAACGGTAGTGAGGTTGGCGTGATTGTTTTGAATCAGCCCAAATGGCTGAATGGGCTGTCGCTTGAAATGGCGCGGGCGATTACACGGCAATTAGCGCTTTGGCGCGATGATGATCGTGTGCGAGTCGTTCTATTGCGGGGGCAGGGTGAAAAAGCCTTTTGCGCGGGTGGGGATTTGCAATCTTTTTATCGTCATATTCCCGAACCGGGAATGCCGATTTGGTCGTCTGAGTATTTGCGGACCTTTTTTCGAGATGAGTATATTCTCGATTACATGATTCACACGTATCCAAAACCCATCGTCTGTTGGGCAAATGGTTATGTCATGGGTGGCGGTGCGGGCTTGATGATGGGTTGCAGCCATCGGGTTGCCACTGAAACAACTCGATTTGCCATGCCGGAAATCAGTATTGGTGTTGTGCCCGATGTGGGCGCAAGCTGGTTTTTGAACCGTATGCCCGAGTTTTTCGGACGCTTGCTTGGTATGACGGGTATGAGTATCAATGCGGCGGATACGCTTTTTTTGGGGTTAGCGCAGTACGTTGCACACAGCAGTCAGTGGGATCAACTTTTACACGATGTTCAGGCCGAGTCCTGGGGTATGCATCGTGAGGTAAATGATGTTTTGCTTGAGCAGGTAATTCGTCGGTTAACATTCGAAGATATCCCTGACGGTATGATGCAACGCAGTGCAAAGGCGATTCAATCGGCATGCAGCGGGCCGGATTTCTTCACGATTTACGGCAATATTCTGCGGTGGGAGTTGGGGGATGAAGAAGTCCTTGGGCAGGCGGCACAGCGCATGAAAGCGGGCTCTCCCGGTTCCGTGCGACTGACTTTCGAGCTGTTGAAAAAGGGGCGCTTTCTTAGTCTTCCCGACGCTTTCAGGTTGGAATATATTGCGGCGTTGAATTGTGCCGGCAACCCTGATCTAAAAGAAGGGATTCGTGCCCTGTTAATTGACAAAGATCGCTCGCCGGCCTGGATGCCCGCCACCATTAATGAAGCCGATGCGGGCTTTGTCGCGCGTTATTTCGAGCCGCCTTGGCCGCCGGGTGAAGCGCACCCGCTGGCTTCCCTGGGGGCCGGCTAG
- the ygfZ gene encoding CAF17-like 4Fe-4S cluster assembly/insertion protein YgfZ: MNLAVSSATVLSDLAILEFSGVDTPVFLQGQLSNDVMVATINTAMLAAYCNPKGRTLATLVLWKMPDTENNEPVFQALVKADIADALVKRLTMFVLRSKVKIRRLSTEAIGLKLESGNTAANVAVPEINGLNLGALPDAFEPYRVIAHPGGVSIAAPQSHPESQRWWFIPAETQSPALEPNANALSKWQTSDILAGLPWVEHATQEAFIPQTLNLDLINGVSFTKGCYPGQEVVARSHYRGTVKRRMARGTAHVAVEHIASLAGQDIFDAHSAHPDSPAGRVINAAHDDTQAQLLIEVKLADMDQAQYRLGEPNGPVITPASLPYSIEPGEQ, translated from the coding sequence ATGAATCTTGCCGTCAGTTCCGCTACCGTACTTTCCGACTTGGCTATCCTTGAATTTTCAGGTGTCGACACCCCGGTGTTTTTGCAGGGTCAGCTCAGTAACGATGTTATGGTCGCTACCATCAATACCGCCATGCTGGCCGCTTATTGCAACCCAAAAGGCAGAACGCTCGCGACGCTTGTTTTATGGAAAATGCCCGACACCGAAAACAATGAGCCTGTATTCCAGGCCCTTGTAAAGGCAGACATTGCCGACGCTCTGGTCAAACGTCTAACCATGTTTGTTTTACGCTCGAAAGTAAAAATCCGTCGCTTGTCCACTGAAGCGATCGGACTCAAGCTGGAAAGCGGCAACACGGCGGCCAATGTCGCCGTACCCGAAATCAACGGACTGAACCTGGGGGCACTACCTGATGCCTTTGAGCCTTATCGGGTTATTGCACACCCCGGCGGCGTTAGCATTGCCGCGCCGCAAAGCCATCCGGAGTCGCAAAGGTGGTGGTTCATCCCCGCCGAAACGCAATCCCCTGCGTTAGAACCCAATGCAAACGCGTTAAGCAAATGGCAAACATCCGACATTCTGGCCGGCCTGCCCTGGGTTGAGCATGCAACACAAGAAGCATTTATTCCCCAAACATTGAATCTTGATCTGATAAACGGCGTAAGTTTTACCAAAGGTTGCTATCCGGGCCAGGAAGTCGTGGCACGCAGTCATTACCGGGGTACGGTCAAACGCAGAATGGCTCGCGGCACTGCCCATGTGGCAGTCGAGCATATCGCATCGCTCGCCGGGCAAGATATATTCGATGCACATTCGGCACACCCCGACTCGCCCGCAGGGCGCGTTATAAACGCAGCTCACGACGACACGCAGGCACAGTTACTGATTGAGGTAAAACTGGCCGACATGGATCAGGCACAGTATCGGCTGGGCGAACCCAATGGCCCGGTAATAACGCCGGCAAGTTTGCCTTATAGCATTGAGCCCGGCGAACAATAA
- the mltG gene encoding endolytic transglycosylase MltG — MLKIIKSWLLWSVSLLIMLAGLVAGAAWYWATSPVTMQVDPVDYRIESGTGVRGVARAMSDAGIQINEDLFVMMSRLTGRDIMIKAGAYEATRGDSPWTLLERMANGDMTQTRITLLEGWTYQRIREALAAHPDVRQTLSGVDDAQLLEKLGVEYSSPEGLFFPDTYVFTPGTTDFDILRRAHVAQKALLDKLWPQRNADIPLKTPYEALIMASIIEKETGHAADRDRVSGVFANRLRLGMPLQTDPTVIYGMGDKYQGRIRKRDLTTDTPWNTYTRNGLPPTPIASSGRAALEAALNPEQHKFLYFVSRGDGTSEFSKNLREHNRAVAKYILGRD, encoded by the coding sequence ATGTTGAAAATTATCAAGTCCTGGTTGCTTTGGTCGGTAAGTCTTTTAATCATGCTGGCCGGGCTGGTTGCGGGCGCTGCCTGGTATTGGGCAACGTCACCGGTAACGATGCAAGTTGACCCTGTCGATTACCGTATTGAGTCGGGTACGGGTGTGCGCGGCGTGGCGCGCGCCATGAGCGATGCAGGTATTCAGATAAATGAAGATTTATTTGTGATGATGTCCCGTTTAACCGGCCGTGACATCATGATCAAGGCGGGAGCCTATGAAGCGACACGAGGTGATTCGCCCTGGACGCTACTTGAGCGCATGGCCAACGGCGATATGACACAAACGCGTATTACATTGCTGGAAGGCTGGACATACCAGCGCATCCGTGAAGCGCTGGCAGCGCATCCCGATGTTCGTCAAACATTGAGTGGCGTCGATGATGCTCAGTTGCTTGAGAAGCTCGGGGTAGAGTATTCCAGCCCGGAAGGCCTTTTCTTTCCTGATACTTATGTTTTTACGCCGGGTACAACTGATTTCGACATTTTGCGGCGGGCTCATGTCGCGCAAAAAGCTTTGCTCGATAAGTTATGGCCACAACGTAACGCCGATATCCCGCTTAAGACACCTTATGAAGCGCTGATTATGGCATCGATCATTGAAAAAGAGACCGGGCACGCGGCAGATCGCGATCGGGTCAGTGGGGTGTTTGCCAACCGGCTGCGTTTGGGGATGCCGTTACAAACCGACCCTACAGTGATCTATGGCATGGGTGATAAGTACCAGGGCAGAATCCGAAAGCGGGATCTTACTACCGACACCCCCTGGAACACGTATACACGAAATGGTTTGCCGCCTACGCCCATCGCCAGTAGTGGTCGTGCCGCGCTGGAAGCCGCGTTGAATCCCGAGCAGCACAAATTTCTGTACTTTGTTTCAAGGGGCGACGGAACAAGCGAATTTTCAAAGAACTTGCGCGAGCATAATCGTGCCGTTGCAAAATACATTTTGGGGCGAGACTGA
- the tmk gene encoding dTMP kinase has product MAQKKGMFLTLEGLDGAGKSTHVPWLVQELSRRDINVLNTREPGGTQLGEQLREILLSQPMTLKAETLLMFAARAEHVETVIKPALAQGQWVLCDRFTDATFAYQGGGRQLGGGAVNALEDWVHPDLQPDCTWFFDVPLSVARERLARSRDLDRFEKEGADFFERTRAAYHERARQFSARIRVVNSARAITDIQTELAEQLDQLLTRWRSG; this is encoded by the coding sequence ATGGCGCAAAAAAAAGGCATGTTTCTCACGCTGGAGGGCCTGGATGGCGCAGGTAAAAGCACCCATGTTCCCTGGCTGGTTCAGGAATTGTCCCGGCGAGATATCAATGTGTTGAACACACGAGAGCCCGGTGGCACGCAGTTGGGGGAACAACTGCGTGAGATATTGTTGAGTCAGCCAATGACGCTGAAAGCGGAAACCCTGCTGATGTTCGCCGCTCGCGCCGAGCACGTTGAAACTGTTATTAAGCCCGCGTTGGCACAAGGGCAATGGGTGTTGTGTGATCGCTTTACTGATGCAACTTTTGCTTATCAGGGTGGCGGCCGTCAATTAGGTGGCGGAGCGGTGAACGCGCTTGAAGATTGGGTTCACCCCGATCTGCAACCCGATTGCACTTGGTTTTTCGACGTGCCATTGAGTGTGGCGCGAGAAAGGTTGGCCCGGTCGCGCGATCTAGACCGTTTCGAGAAGGAAGGAGCCGACTTCTTCGAGCGAACACGTGCTGCTTATCATGAACGTGCTCGGCAATTTTCGGCTCGCATCAGGGTGGTGAACAGCGCGCGCGCTATTACCGACATTCAAACCGAACTGGCCGAGCAACTGGATCAGCTGCTAACGCGGTGGCGTTCAGGCTGA
- the holB gene encoding DNA polymerase III subunit delta', whose product MALPQFLPWQKEIARTWLAGRNNFAHAWLIHGLAGIGKQKFALAAAAALLCESPQEQMACGRCSACQWVAAGSHPDLRRIRPDAIAALEGDETEDDAATPKKSLSREIRVEQLRQLHHWFNTATHRGGFRVAVLYPAESLNMISANAMLKVLEEPPQGTVFLLVSDTPDRLLPTLVSRCRRFPLSVPAPETAQKWLQQQGLAEPHSWLAAAGGAPLKALALSVESDTACPVWLRALVVGLTQDKEGDPGGVADALEKQPVTMWVDALQRWWLDLMLVAQGVEPRYYPELTTFTRQIASRVSASTMAEMARWLVQQKAVSTHPLSTKLFIQTALQRVVLACRQAG is encoded by the coding sequence ATGGCGTTGCCGCAGTTCCTTCCCTGGCAAAAAGAGATCGCACGAACATGGCTGGCCGGGCGAAACAATTTCGCCCATGCGTGGCTTATCCATGGCTTGGCCGGTATTGGCAAGCAAAAGTTTGCTTTGGCCGCTGCGGCTGCGCTGCTATGTGAGTCGCCGCAAGAGCAAATGGCCTGTGGTCGTTGCTCAGCATGCCAGTGGGTCGCGGCAGGCAGTCATCCCGACTTGCGGCGTATCCGCCCAGACGCGATTGCCGCCCTTGAAGGGGATGAAACAGAGGATGACGCAGCAACACCTAAAAAGTCATTGTCGCGTGAGATCCGTGTTGAACAGTTGCGGCAGTTGCACCACTGGTTTAACACGGCAACACATCGAGGCGGTTTCCGCGTTGCCGTACTTTATCCGGCAGAGTCGTTAAATATGATTTCCGCCAATGCCATGCTGAAAGTGCTCGAAGAGCCACCGCAGGGCACAGTGTTTTTGTTGGTGTCTGATACACCGGACCGTTTGTTGCCCACGTTGGTATCACGTTGTCGTCGGTTCCCGTTGTCAGTGCCAGCGCCTGAAACGGCGCAAAAGTGGCTTCAACAGCAGGGGCTCGCAGAGCCGCATAGTTGGCTTGCAGCTGCAGGCGGTGCGCCTTTGAAAGCGCTCGCGTTGTCTGTTGAATCCGATACGGCATGTCCGGTATGGTTGCGGGCGCTTGTTGTTGGTTTGACGCAAGACAAGGAAGGCGACCCAGGCGGGGTTGCCGACGCGCTTGAAAAGCAGCCTGTCACTATGTGGGTGGATGCTCTGCAACGCTGGTGGCTTGATTTAATGCTTGTCGCGCAGGGTGTTGAGCCCCGGTATTATCCAGAACTCACCACGTTTACCCGGCAAATCGCATCGCGTGTCAGTGCGTCGACCATGGCTGAAATGGCGCGCTGGCTGGTGCAGCAGAAAGCGGTGTCAACGCACCCATTAAGTACGAAGTTGTTTATTCAAACCGCACTTCAACGAGTGGTTCTGGCTTGTCGGCAGGCCGGCTGA
- a CDS encoding TatD family hydrolase, giving the protein MYVDSHCHLDFPALSENLDTILADMKRNQVSHALVVSVNLPDWPRLIEMVEPHPELFASVGVHPDYEDTTEPTVDDLVDRAGANDKVVAIGETGLDYFRLSEPLNWQRERFRTHIRAARTSNLPLIIHTRASREDTLRIMREEGAAECGGVMHCFTESLEMARAAIDMNFYISLSGIVTFKKAQELQELAKVLPLDRLLIETDSPYLAPVPYRGKTNDPSKVIHVAEKIAELKGIPVAQVAQQSTENFFRLFGKVPRPAELTHV; this is encoded by the coding sequence ATGTACGTTGACTCTCACTGCCATCTGGATTTTCCCGCCCTGTCGGAGAATCTAGATACCATTTTGGCCGACATGAAGCGTAATCAGGTCAGTCATGCACTGGTAGTTAGTGTGAACTTGCCCGACTGGCCACGTCTAATCGAGATGGTTGAGCCGCATCCAGAGCTTTTTGCCTCTGTGGGCGTACATCCCGATTACGAAGATACAACTGAGCCAACCGTTGATGATCTGGTCGATCGGGCCGGTGCCAACGACAAGGTCGTGGCAATTGGTGAAACCGGCCTTGATTATTTTCGTTTAAGTGAGCCTTTGAATTGGCAAAGGGAGCGGTTTCGTACGCATATCCGGGCAGCGCGCACCAGTAATTTGCCTTTGATTATTCATACCCGCGCGTCGCGTGAAGACACGCTGCGTATTATGCGGGAAGAGGGTGCGGCTGAGTGCGGCGGCGTAATGCATTGCTTTACCGAGTCTCTGGAAATGGCGCGTGCGGCAATCGACATGAATTTTTATATTTCTTTGTCGGGGATCGTCACGTTCAAGAAAGCCCAGGAACTGCAAGAGCTTGCCAAGGTACTGCCGCTTGACCGCTTACTAATAGAAACCGATTCGCCGTATCTTGCACCGGTGCCGTATCGCGGAAAAACCAACGACCCCTCCAAAGTCATTCACGTCGCGGAAAAAATAGCCGAACTGAAAGGTATACCGGTCGCGCAGGTCGCCCAACAATCCACCGAGAATTTTTTCCGCTTGTTCGGAAAAGTTCCTCGCCCTGCGGAGCTGACGCATGTCTAA
- a CDS encoding ankyrin repeat domain-containing protein, with protein MSKINRPHHFRFLTSLALAGVLLTGTVVNAASANWWIDIANDRVEAVKTELALGEDPNVRNEKGQPAIMQAIQDQAWGVYDLLARHRDLNPNIANTYDETPLMYLAIVGDVERARALIKRGAKVNRLGWTPLHYAASKGHIEMVNMLIQAGAIVDAPAPDGTTPLMMAAYSGDQETVRAVLAAGAEPTTQNLQKLDAADWARNKEFTSLADQLEDLIQRTLAQRGSGRARSAVPGIVGTTPPSKVPSAPSAAKATLEPSSTQAETGSSTSRYFDLDRFERDDNQF; from the coding sequence ATGTCTAAAATCAACCGCCCCCATCATTTCCGTTTTTTAACAAGCCTGGCACTTGCGGGTGTATTGCTTACCGGAACGGTGGTGAATGCAGCATCGGCTAATTGGTGGATTGATATCGCCAATGACCGGGTCGAGGCAGTAAAGACGGAGCTGGCACTGGGTGAGGACCCCAATGTGCGCAACGAAAAGGGGCAACCCGCCATTATGCAGGCCATTCAGGATCAGGCCTGGGGCGTTTATGATTTACTGGCCCGACATCGCGATCTGAATCCTAATATTGCCAATACTTACGACGAAACCCCGTTAATGTATCTGGCCATAGTAGGCGATGTCGAGCGCGCCAGGGCTTTGATCAAACGCGGTGCGAAGGTTAATCGTCTGGGCTGGACGCCGCTACATTATGCCGCGTCGAAAGGCCATATTGAAATGGTGAATATGTTGATTCAGGCAGGGGCCATCGTTGATGCACCTGCACCTGACGGTACAACGCCCCTCATGATGGCGGCCTATTCGGGCGACCAGGAAACGGTAAGGGCGGTTTTGGCTGCAGGTGCCGAACCAACGACTCAAAATCTTCAAAAGCTGGATGCCGCCGATTGGGCGCGAAACAAAGAGTTCACCTCGCTGGCCGACCAGCTTGAAGACCTGATTCAACGTACGTTGGCACAGCGCGGTTCGGGTCGTGCCCGGAGCGCAGTACCCGGTATCGTGGGTACCACACCCCCTAGCAAAGTTCCAAGCGCGCCTTCCGCCGCTAAAGCAACGCTGGAACCTTCCAGTACGCAAGCAGAAACCGGCAGTTCCACTTCACGCTATTTCGACCTCGATCGCTTCGAGCGCGACGACAATCAGTTTTAA
- the trxA gene encoding thioredoxin encodes MSTIELTKDNFQQAVLDSKPLIVDFWAPWCGPCKTFSPVFDKASEQHDDITFAKVNTEDEEELAGALGIRSIPTLMVFREQVLLYNQAGALSASQLEELLTQVKSVDMEQVHAEIAAQQQQQEQNPGPQ; translated from the coding sequence ATGAGCACAATAGAACTCACCAAAGATAATTTTCAACAAGCCGTTCTTGATAGCAAACCGCTTATCGTTGATTTTTGGGCGCCCTGGTGCGGGCCCTGCAAGACTTTTTCACCTGTTTTCGATAAAGCATCCGAACAACACGACGACATCACTTTTGCGAAAGTGAATACGGAAGACGAAGAGGAACTGGCCGGCGCTTTGGGTATTCGTTCCATTCCCACCTTAATGGTTTTCCGCGAACAAGTTCTGTTATATAACCAGGCGGGAGCCCTCTCAGCCAGCCAACTGGAAGAATTATTAACCCAGGTGAAAAGCGTGGATATGGAACAGGTTCACGCTGAAATCGCAGCCCAGCAACAGCAACAAGAGCAAAACCCAGGGCCGCAATAA
- a CDS encoding NCS2 family permease produces MLESLFKLREHGTTVRTEILAGVTTFLTMAYIIFVNPQILSTTGMDGGAVFVATCLAAALGSLIMAFLANWPIGMAPGMGLNAFFAFTVVGAMGYTWQQALGAVFISGIIFVILTVTGVRTWIIEGIPKSLRSGIVAGIGLFLGLIALKSAGIVVGSDATLITLGDLTSPQALFAILGLFIIGALDALKVRGAILIGILAITILSIIMGYTQFGGIFDMPPSLAPTFFQLDIMGALQFGFVHVILVLVLVEVFDATGTMIGVAKRANLMPEGKPNRLGRALMADSTAIVAGSFLGTSSTTAYIESTSGVQAGGRTGLTALTIGILFLLALFLAPLAGSVPAYATAPALLYVAGLMLREVADVQWDDATEATPAALTALAMPFTYSIANGLAFGFISYVALKVLSGRFNQIHMATLIVAILFVIKYAFFGGH; encoded by the coding sequence ATGCTAGAAAGTTTATTCAAGCTGCGTGAACATGGAACTACCGTCCGAACGGAAATTTTAGCCGGGGTGACTACGTTCCTTACTATGGCATACATTATTTTCGTGAACCCGCAAATCCTGTCCACCACAGGCATGGACGGCGGCGCGGTATTTGTTGCTACCTGCCTGGCAGCGGCTCTTGGCTCTCTTATTATGGCTTTCCTGGCCAACTGGCCTATCGGTATGGCGCCGGGCATGGGCTTGAACGCATTCTTCGCGTTTACTGTGGTGGGTGCCATGGGTTACACCTGGCAACAAGCACTGGGGGCCGTATTCATTTCCGGCATTATTTTCGTCATTCTTACGGTTACGGGTGTTCGTACCTGGATTATTGAAGGAATTCCCAAATCGCTACGCTCGGGTATTGTGGCCGGTATCGGCTTGTTCCTGGGCCTGATCGCACTAAAAAGCGCCGGTATCGTAGTGGGCAGTGACGCCACCCTCATAACACTGGGCGACCTAACCTCACCGCAAGCTTTGTTCGCGATTCTGGGGCTTTTCATTATCGGTGCACTCGACGCCCTGAAGGTGCGCGGCGCGATCCTGATCGGTATCCTGGCCATCACCATTCTGTCAATTATTATGGGTTACACCCAGTTTGGCGGCATCTTCGACATGCCACCCAGCCTGGCTCCAACCTTCTTCCAACTCGACATCATGGGCGCGCTGCAATTTGGTTTTGTGCACGTCATTTTGGTTCTTGTACTGGTCGAGGTCTTCGATGCAACCGGCACCATGATCGGCGTCGCCAAACGTGCGAACCTCATGCCTGAAGGCAAGCCCAACCGCCTGGGTCGCGCGCTGATGGCCGACAGTACCGCCATCGTGGCCGGTTCATTCCTGGGTACCAGCAGCACTACAGCCTATATTGAAAGCACCTCTGGTGTACAAGCCGGCGGGCGCACAGGCCTTACCGCGCTTACTATCGGCATTCTGTTCCTGCTGGCCTTGTTTCTGGCACCGCTTGCCGGCTCGGTACCTGCCTACGCGACAGCACCCGCCCTGTTATATGTTGCCGGTTTAATGCTTCGCGAAGTCGCCGATGTACAGTGGGACGACGCCACCGAAGCCACGCCCGCTGCACTTACCGCGCTTGCCATGCCATTCACCTACTCTATTGCAAATGGTTTGGCATTCGGGTTCATCAGCTACGTTGCTTTAAAAGTACTCAGTGGTCGTTTCAACCAAATCCATATGGCAACACTCATCGTGGCCATCTTGTTTGTTATTAAATATGCCTTCTTTGGCGGACATTAA
- the tsaD gene encoding tRNA (adenosine(37)-N6)-threonylcarbamoyltransferase complex transferase subunit TsaD yields MIVIGYESSCDETGVALVCSRRGLIAHALHSQVAMHSEYGGVVPELASRDHIQRILPLTNTVLEEAQLSLSDVQAVAYTAGPGLAGALLVGASVARSIAWALGLPAIPVHHLEGHLLSPRLADPAPEFPFVALLVSGGHTQLMRVDAVGQYEMLGETLDDAAGEAFDKSAKLMGLGYPGGPALSRLAQEGDSTVYSLPRPMLHSGDLDFSFSGLKTAVLTQMKKLESAAGAGEVTHQQKADLAAATEAAIVDVLAAKAIRAMDQTGMKRLVVAGGVGANRRLREQLHKAIHRRGGQVFFPPLALCTDNGAMIAYAASQRINAGLADLTVGNHAFTVRPRWPLQDI; encoded by the coding sequence ATGATAGTAATTGGATATGAAAGTTCTTGTGATGAAACCGGTGTGGCGCTGGTGTGCTCCAGGCGCGGCCTGATTGCGCATGCATTGCACAGCCAGGTTGCTATGCACAGTGAATATGGCGGGGTTGTACCGGAATTAGCTTCACGCGACCATATACAGCGTATTTTGCCGCTTACGAACACGGTATTGGAAGAGGCGCAGTTATCTTTGAGCGACGTTCAGGCTGTTGCCTATACGGCCGGTCCGGGTTTAGCTGGGGCCTTGTTGGTTGGGGCATCGGTCGCGCGATCAATTGCCTGGGCGCTGGGGTTGCCGGCGATTCCGGTACATCATCTTGAAGGCCATTTGCTGTCGCCCCGTCTGGCCGATCCTGCGCCCGAGTTTCCCTTTGTCGCCTTATTGGTGTCGGGTGGGCATACGCAATTGATGCGGGTGGACGCCGTTGGCCAATATGAAATGCTGGGCGAAACGCTCGATGATGCCGCTGGTGAGGCTTTCGATAAATCGGCCAAGCTGATGGGGCTGGGTTATCCTGGTGGCCCTGCCTTATCGCGTTTAGCGCAAGAGGGCGACAGTACGGTTTACTCATTGCCAAGACCCATGTTGCATAGCGGCGATCTTGATTTTAGTTTTAGCGGCTTGAAAACTGCAGTGCTGACACAAATGAAAAAGCTGGAGTCGGCCGCAGGAGCGGGTGAGGTAACGCATCAGCAAAAGGCCGACCTTGCGGCGGCTACTGAGGCGGCTATCGTCGATGTTCTGGCCGCCAAAGCCATTCGTGCCATGGATCAAACCGGTATGAAACGTTTGGTGGTGGCCGGCGGAGTTGGGGCTAACCGGCGCTTGCGTGAACAGTTGCACAAAGCAATACATCGTCGCGGCGGGCAGGTTTTCTTTCCACCGTTGGCATTATGCACCGATAACGGCGCCATGATTGCTTATGCCGCATCGCAGCGTATTAATGCCGGCCTTGCCGACCTAACCGTGGGAAATCATGCTTTTACGGTACGTCCGCGCTGGCCGTTGCAGGACATATGA